Proteins from one Bactrocera neohumeralis isolate Rockhampton chromosome 3, APGP_CSIRO_Bneo_wtdbg2-racon-allhic-juicebox.fasta_v2, whole genome shotgun sequence genomic window:
- the LOC126753375 gene encoding juvenile hormone esterase-like: MLRFSDIIVPTLLLLLFVAPTLQQSTRREPLVETDLGTIRGTVLKTVNDRDIFAYRGIPYAQEPTGERRFAAPIPVEAWNYTLDAIEDSPICPQPGGSVPMSEDCLKLNVYTTSEIVQGWSVLVYIHGGSNKIGSGHSVYEAGPQYLLDAQVILVTFNYRLGALGFLSTRTTEAPGNFGYLDQVLALKWVQSHIRNFGGDPNRVTIFGMSAGAMAVTLHMASPLSANLFHRAIAMSGSATSEFVIDNLHWTRKLAEELSCPKYSPKELLDCLRAAPWQKIIEVCATWEYYGFINMKWNYEIDGKFLLEHPTDAFRYNRTNNVPLMAGITKNELDFHVNHQENNTGLLSDISQNFASYAPELFLYKNWSAGMESEDNVWRGEKLQLFYFGNHTNITEENLYTFGHVFSDGLIGHGVYNLVRLASRFMNVFYYRFDYESNPSLKPDHNGNFRGVVHADDLKYVMPSTWYGPQLPIDSPNMFMVKRMVHIFETFANWGFFETSIYIDWPPVDPDDVKALYNNDVMHVGQAPFLERYALWDELFAQKTSGARPLRLSALVATIIAVVAALFL; this comes from the exons ATGTTGAGGTTTTCGGATATTATTGTCCCCACACTGCTATTATTGCTGTTTGTGGCGCCGACACTACAGCAGTCAACTAGACGGGAACCGCTTGTTGAAACCGATTTGGGTACCATACGAGGCACTGTCTTGAAAACTGTAAATGATCGTGATATATTCGCCTATCGTGGCATACCTTATGCACAGGAACCGACTGGTGAACGTCGTTTTGCGGCGCCAATACCTGTGGAGGCATGGAACTATACACTGGATGCCATCGAGGATAGCCCCATCTGCCCACAACCCGGTGGATCGGTACCAATGAGTGAAGACTGTCTGAAGCTCAACGTTTATACGACTAGCGAAATTGTGCAGGGCTGGTCGGTACTGGTGTATATACACGGAGGTTCGAATAAGATTGGTAGCGGACATAGTGTATATGAAGCGGGACCGCAATACTTACTCGATGCCCAAGTGATTTTGGTTACCTTCAACTATCGTTTGGGTGCTCTGGGTTTCTTAAGCACAAGAACTACAGAAGCGCCCGGTAATTTTGGCTATCTGGATCAAGTGTTGGCTTTGAAATGGGTGCAGTCGCACATACGTAACTTTGGTGGTGACCCCAATAGAGTGACGATATTTGGTATGAGCGCTGGCGCAATGGCTGTGACATTACATATGGCCTCACCACTATCAGCGAATCTCTTTCATCGTGCCATCGCCATGAGCGGCAGTGCTACCAGTGAATTCGTAATCGACAACCTACATTGGACACGGAAATTGGCCGAGGAACTCAGTTGTCCCAAATACAGTCCAAAAGAGCTATTGGACTGCTTACGCGCTGCGCCATGGCAAAAGATTATTGAGGTATGTGCTACATGGGAATATTATGGTTTCATCAATATGAAGTGGAATTATGAGATCGATGGCAAATTCTTGCTGGAACATCCAACGGACGCCTTTCGTTACAATAGAACCAATAATGTGCCACTTATGGCAGGCATCACCAAAAACGAGTTAGACTTCCATGTTAATC ATCAAGAAAACAACACCGGTTTACTAAGCGATATCAGTCAAAACTTTGCAAGCTATGCACCAGagcttttcttgtataaaaattgGTCTGCTGGAATGGAGAGTGAAGATAATGTTTGGCGTGGTGAAAAATTGCAACTATTTTATTTCGGAAATCACACAAATATCACTGAGGaaaatttatacacatttgGACATGTGTTCTCGGATGGTCTTATTGGTCATGGTGTATATAATTTGGTACGGTTGGCTAGTAGATTCATGAATGTTTTCTATTACCGCTTCGATTATGAAAGCAACCCCAGCTTGAAGCCTGATCACAATGGTAATTTCCGAG GCGTCGTTCATGCCGATGACTTGAAATACGTTATGCCGAGCACATGGTATGGTCCTCAGCTTCCAATAGACTCACCTAACATGTTTATGGTAAAGCGCATGGTACATATATTCGAAACTTTTGCCAATTGGGG attttttgaaacgaGCATATATATTGATTGGCCCCCAGTAGACCCTGATGATGTTAAAGCACTCTACAATAACGACGTGATGCATGTGGGTCAGGCACCTTTCCTTGAACGATATGCATTGTGGGATGAACTTTTTGCACAAAAAACTAGTGGCGCAAGGCCACTACGACTCTCCGCTTTAGTTGCGACCATAATTGCAGTGGTTGCagctttatttttgtga